From the genome of Bacteroidota bacterium:
GGTGAGCGTGGCGTCGTCGTGTCGGCTGTCGGTGCGGAGGAAGAGGGTGTTGGTCTCGGCCCGGATCGTGCCGCTGTTGTCGAAGAGCTCGCCACCGGTCCCGTCGCGCCGGAGCTGGGCGCTGCTGGTTTCGACAGGCGCGGTGAGCACGCCGACGTGTTGCCACAGCGCCCCGTTGCGGAGCGTGAACTCCTCGCGTTCCCAGGTGACGGTGCCTTCGGTTCGGAGGACGGAGGCGACTCCGTCAACGCCGCGCGTGTTGAAATTGACGCCATCGAGGACGACCTCGCCCTCGGCTGTCAGCGTAGCCCCCGAGAGGAAGCCGGCCGACCATTCCACGACGCCGTTCGCGCTCACCGTGCTGGCCGAGGCGATCACGATGCCCTGCGACGTGTCGAGCGTCTGGGTTCCGGTGGCGGCTCCGAAGGTGAACGAGTTGACATCGATGGCAGCCCCCGACGTGTGCGCGACGGTGTAGGTCCCGGCGAGCGTGACGCACGCGTCGTCGGCCGGGCCGGGGACCGCGCCGCCGCTCCAGTTGGCGGCGTCGTTCCAGTCACCGCCAGCCGCGTTGGTCCAGTTCGTAGTGCAGGGCTGCGCCCACGCAGGAGCCGCCGCGAGCAGGACGATCAGCAGCGTGAGGAGGGAAGGGAGAAAGCGTTGCATGGTAGCGTCTGTTGAGGGTGGTCAGGGAGGAAGAGAGCGTCTCGCCCGTAGATGCGACCTTTTGGCGGCGGTGGGGTCACGGGGCACGCTGTTTCTTCGCGGTTCTCAAACGGAAGCGCCCCCGGCCTCTGGGTGAGAAGCCGGGGGCGCTGGTTGACGCAGCGTGCGGAACGATCAGCGCACGAGCGTGACGCGCTGCATCGCCGCTTGGCCTGCGCCCGTCGCCCGCACGAGGTACACCCCGCTCGGCAGACCCGACGCGTCCCACACCACGCGGTGCGTCGCCGCCTCCACCTCCTCGTTGAGGAGCACCGCCACCCGGCGGCCGAGGGCGTCGTACACGGCCACCGCCACGCGCCCCGCCTCCGGCACGTCGAGCCCGAAGGTCGTCTGCGCCCGGAACGGGTTCGGGTAGGCCGCTGCCAGGCCGAACGCCTCAGGCACCGCCGACGAGGACGCCTCAACGGGCTTGTCCGTCTCGGCTCCAGCCGTCTCTGCACCGACCACCTCCACCGGCCGATCCGAGACCGCCATCAGCACCGCGCCGTCGGCACCGAGCCAGGGCGTCGCCGCCGAGAGCGTCCACATGCCGTCGCCACTTTCGACCTCCCGACTACCCGAGGTCACGATGACGGTGAAGTCCACCTGGTCGACGACGGTGTTCGGGAATTGGCCGATCTTGACCGAGTACGTGTACGTCCCGTTCGGCGCGAAGCCTGGAATGCCCTGCGTGAAGCTCAGCGCGGGCGAGGAGGCGTTGGCCGGGAGCGTCCCCGAGAGGATCACGCCCTGCGCCAGCGTCGCCGCCCCGAGCTTGGCCTCGAAGAACACGTCGCCCGAGATCGGGGCCGTCGTGTTGTTGGTGACGACGTAGGCGAAGTCGATGGCCCCGGGCTTGGCGACGACGACGGGGTCGCCGGTGGGGTCGGTGTTGACCGCGACGAGGTCGAAGTTGGGCACCGTCAGCACCTCGACCGTGACCTGGTCGGCGTCCTCGTCGATGTCGATGTCGAAGGTATAGCCGAACGGGCCCTCGACGGCGTCGAAGGTGCCGGTGAGTTCGCCGCCTGCGGTGAGGATGGTGTAGACGTCCCCGATGGCAGGCGCGTCGCCGACGGCGACGGACAGCTCCAGCGTGCCGGCGAGCGTGGCGTTGCCCGCGACGGCGAGCTGGTCGTAGTCCTCGCCGGCGGTGGGCGGATCGCCGCCGCCGATCTCGATGAAGAGCGTGGCTGCGGCGTCGGGAGCCCAGTTGTTCTGCCAGGCGAGCGTGCCGGGCGAGGTGCCGGGGCCGGTGTCGCCGAGCTGGGCGAACGCCGAGTTGATGACATCGAACGTGCCATCGCCCTGGATGAGCGCGCCCGCCGCGTGGTTGAACGCTCCGTTGACATCTAGCTCGCCGCTCTCGACACTGACCGTGCTGCCCGCGTTGTTGTTGAACGTGATGCCACCGCTGACGCTGCTCGTCCCGGTACCGCTGGACTTGCGGAAGAGCCCGTTGTTGGTGAAGACGTTGCCACCGTTGAAGATGCTGAAGTCGGCATCGCCCTGAATGTCGAACGTACCCGAGGCCGCGTTGACGAACTGGCTCGCCCCGCCGAGGAAGCGCAGCGCGCCCGTGTCGGTCATCTCGACGAGCCCTTCGTTGGTGAGGGTCGCGTTGCCGTTGATGTCTTTGGTGCCGGTGGTCGTCAGGCGCAGCAGGCCGGCGTTCGTCACGGTGCCGACGTTGCCGCTCTGCCACGCGAAGCCCGTCCCGCCGAAGTCGACGGTACCGCCGGCGAGCGTCGCGCCGGCGTCCATGCGGACGGTCCCGGCCGGGTTGCCCGAGATCGTGCCGACGATGGTATGCAGGCCCCCGTTGAAGTAGACCTCCGCATCAGCGGCAGCCGTGAACGTGGCGTCCTCGTGCGTGCTGTTCCCGTCGAAGCGGATCGTGCCGGTCTGGGCCTGCACGAGGGCGTTGTTGTTGAAGGCGACGGCGCCGTTGCTGAGGATGCTCTGCCCGGTGCCGCCGGACTTGCGGAAGAGCCCGTCGTTGGTGAAGGTGTTACCACCGTTGAAGTTGCTGAAGTCGGCGTCGCTCTGGAGGTCGAACGTCGCCCCGGCCGCGTTGACGAACTGGCTCGCCCCGCCGAGGAAGCGCAGCACGCCCAGATCGGTCATCTCGACGAGCCCCTCGTTGGTGAGGGTCGCGTTGCCGTTGAGGTCTTTGGTGCCGGTGGTCGTCAGGCGCAGCAGGCCGGCGTTCGTCACGGTGCCGACGTTGCCGCTCTGCCACTCGAAGCCCGTCCCGCCGAAGTCGACAGTACCGCCGGCGAGCGTTGCGCCGGTGTCCATGCGGACGGTCCCGGCCGGGTTGCCCGAGATCGTGCCGACGATCGTCTGCACGCCCCCGTTGAAGTAGACCTCAGCCCCGGCAGCGGCTGTGAACGTTGGGTTGTCGTGCGTGCCCGCGCCGTCGAAGCGGATCGTGCCGGTCTGGGCCTGCACGAGCGCGTTGTTGTTGAAGGCGACGGCACCGTTGCTGAGGAGGCTGAGGCCCGTGCCGCCGGACTTGCGGAAGGTGCCGTTGTTGGTGAATGTGTTGCCGCCGTTGAAGTTGCTGAAGTCGGCGTCGCTCTGGAGGTCGAACGTCGCCCCGGCCGCGTTGACGAACTGGCTCGCTCCGCCGATGAAGCGTAGCGCGCCCGTGTCGGTCATCTCGACGAGCCCCTCGTTGGTGAGGGTCGCGTTGCCGTTGAGGTCTTTGAGGCCACTGGTCGTCAGGCGCAGCAGGCCGGCACTCGTGACGTCGCCGCCGACGTTGCCGCCCTGCCACGCGAAGCCCGTCCCGCCGAAGTCCAGTTCGATCCCAGGCAGGTCGGCCTGGAGCGTCGCGCCGGCGTCCATGCGGACCGTCCCGGCCGGGTTGCCCGAGATCGTGCCGACGATCGTCTGCACGCCCCCGTTGAGATAGACCTCAGCCCCGGCAGCGGCTGTGAAGGTCGGGTTGTCGTGCGTGCCCGCGCCGTCGAAGCGGATCGTGCCGGTCTCGGCGACGACCGTGGCGTTGTTGTTGAAGGCGACGGGGCCGTTGCTGAGGATGCTCTGCGCGGTGCCGCCGGACTTGCGGAAGAGCCCGTCGTTGGTGAAGGTGTTGCCACCGTTAAAGTTGCTGAAGTCGGCGTCAGACTGGAGGTCGAACGTCGCCCCGGCGGCGTTGACGAACTGGCTCGCCCCGCCGAGGAAGCGCAGCGCGCCCGTGCCTGCCATCGTGGTGAGCGCTTCGTTGCGGATCGTTGTGCCGCCGCCGATGTCCTTCGTACCGCTCGTGGAGAGCGCGAGGAGACCGTTGTTGGTCAGCGGCCCGGCACCGTTGACGGTGCCTCCCTGCCAGTCGTAGACCCCGCGTGCCCGGACTGTGCTCGCACTGGCGAGGGTAAGGAAGCGGCTCGCGTTGCGGAGCGTCTGCGTGCCTGCGCCGGAGGTCCGCCCGAGCGTGAGGCGGTTGACGCTCGCGTTTACGTCGAGCGTGACGACGTAGGTGCCGGCCAGGATGATGCAGGCGTCGCTGGAGGGGCCGGGGACCCCGGCCGACCAGTTGGCTGCGTTCGAGAAGTTGCCGCCTGCGGCGTTGGTCCAGTTGGTGGTGCAGGACTGCGCCTGCGCCGGGCTGAGCCAGCCGGCGAGCGCGAGGGCTACGGCGAGCAAGCCGAGCCGGTGAAGAGGATAGGGACGATGCATGGAGTACCTCCCGGTACGGATGGTTGCGAAGGGTTGAAGAGAACGGAGGGACGGCTGCATCGCCGGCGGTGGACCACTCCAGCCAAGAAGAACGGGAAAAGCGAACGGATCGGCTCACGGCTTCTGGCGCATCTCGCTATCTCGCTCAGGCGCAATAGGTTGGTTTCGTCTTGCCTGGGAGTCAAAGTCGGCCTGCCCCTACGTGCGCTGCCTCACCCGTCGAGGTGGTTCCGTGGGGAGGCTGCCGACGCCGGACCGCAGACGCCGGACCGCAGACGGCAGCCCGCCGGCAGATCCGCGGCCTCCCTAGCGCGTCAGCGCCTCGAACGGATTGACTGCGTTGCCCCCCCATCCGCTGCCGCCGCGCCGCTGCCGCCAGATAGCGAAGTGCAAGTGCGGCACGGCCGCGTCCGCGTTCCCCGTCGCGCCCACCGTGCCGAGCACGTCGCCCGCGCGCACGGCCTGCCCGGCTTCCAGGCTGTCCGCGTAGGCGTCGAGGTGGGCGTAGTAGTAGACGTAGCGCCCGTCCGGGCCGAGCTGGTAGACGGTCAGGCCGCCGAGGGTGCTGGTGTGGAGGCGGACGATGCGACCGTCGGCAGCGGCTACCACCGGCGTCCCGGTCGGCGCGAGGATGTCGAGGGCGCGGTGGATGCGGGTGCTGTCTCCCCGGAAGTCCGCGAACGTATCGACGAGGTCCTCCGGCTCGGTGCCCACCACAGGAATGAGGAGCGGGTAGGCTGGCGGCGCGGCGGCGTCCGGTGCCACCGGCAGCACGACCGGGACCGGAAGCGGATCTATCTGGAAGAGGACGGTGGCCCGGGCAGAATCCGGCGTCTCGGCCGGGGCTACGCTCTCGGCAGCGGGGACCGCCTCCGGCGAGGCCGCCGGCTCCTCGTACGCGGCACCGGTGTCCGGCCCCGTCGCCGTCGTTGCGCGCCCGAGCCAGGCCCCGGCCAGCAGGAGCAGGCTGAGTGCCAGGAGACCGGGAAAGAGAGCAGGGGCGTCCTCGCGTGGGGGAGGCATGGGGTGCAAACTAAGCCCGCGCCCCGTGCCGCGAGGCCGTCTCGCTGAACCGGAGCGAAGAGAGGCGAAATGTCGGGTACAACCCGCCGACGTATTCGTCCCTTTTCGGTGTCAGTTGAGTTTTTTTTGCTTAGCCCCTTGCAAAAGTCCTCGCCCGTGTGCACCTTAGGGGTCCCTTCATGAGCGAAGTTACTGCCGTCCTGGACGGGAATAGTCCTCGGCCGGGGCTGGTAGCGCTTCCCTTCACCTAACCCTTACCAACATGCTACGTACGCTCACTACAACCCTCGGCGCGCTTCTGCTCGCCGTCTTCGTTGCGGCTCCGGCGGCCTTCAGCCAGCCAGTCGTCACCTTCAGCGGTGACACCTCGGACGACCCCGTCTACGCGCGGGCGTCCAGCGCCGACCCGGCCTTCTGCGCGCCGTCTACCTTTGCCACCGCGGTCGCTTTCGAGACGCAGAGTTTCATGGTCCCAGCAGACGGTGACTACGCTGTCCAGGTGGACGACACGCCGGGCTACGACGAGTACCTCTATCTCTACGAGGGCAGCTTCGATCCGGACTCCTCGACGGTGTGCGACAACCTTCTCGCGCTCGACGACGACATCGCCGGCTTCGGTTCCGGCTCGCGCATCGAGAGCATCAACCTGACGGCGGGGACGAGCTACATCGCCGTCATCACCGGGTTCGCCAATGCCGACGCCGGTCCCTACACGGGCTTCGTCGAAGAGAACGACCCGCCGCCGGCGGACGAGGCCGGCGACATCGTGAACGAGCCCGCTGCCGACGCCGTAGGCCAGACGACGATCATCGGCTTGATCGCCGACGACGCCGACGAGGACTGCTACGCCATCGAGATCACCGACGCCGCGAACTTCTCGGCGACGGTCGTCGACTACGACGAGACCGACACCCAGCTCTTCCTCTTCGACGGCGACGCCGACGGCGTCTACTACGACGACGACGGCGGCCTGGGGCTGCTCTCGGCCATCACGCCGGACAGCGTGGCCGCCAACGGCGGCATGATCAGTAACGGCGATGCCCTGCTCTGCATCACCGACTTCAACAACGACGCGCTGAACTCCGACGGAGACGAGATCTTCCCCGAGTTCACCGACCCCAACGGCGACGAAGGCCCGCCGGCGGTCACCAACATCGCGCTCGCCGACTGGAACGACGCCGGCTCCGTCGCCTTCGGCGGTGCTAACTACGAGATCGCGCTGACCGGCGTCACCGGCGGCGGCGGCCCGAACTTCGACCTGACAGCCTCGCTGAGCACCACCACGGTGGCTCCGGGTGGCTCCATCACGGTCAACTTCACCGTCGACAACAACACGGCCAGTGCGGTCACCGGCGACCTGTTCTTCACGGCCGCGCCCGGTGGTCTTCAGGGCAACGTCTTCAACGACGTCACGGTCGCAGGCGGGGCCTCGGTCTCGAACAGCTACGTGCAGAACGTGCCGCCGAGCGCGCCTCCGGGGACGTACACCTACACCGTCCGCATCGGCCAATTCCCGGGCACGACGGTTGACTCCGAAGCCTTCACCGTGACGGTGACCGGCTCGGCGCGCGGCCTGGACCTCGACGCGGCGATGGCTGAGGCCAAGCTGACGCGCGACGAGAGCCTCTACAAGGCGGCGCTCAAGGAGGTCGGCGAGTGGACGGCCGTAGCGGCGCGTCCGTGGACCTCGGAGAGCACGGTCTCCGCTGCTGCGCGCGCCGAGTTCGGGGCCTTCCCGAACCCGTTTGCCCGCACCACCGAGATCGGCTTCGAACTCGACAAGGCGACCGACGCCTTGCTCGTGGTCTACGACGTGCGCGGCCGCGAGGTCGCCACGCTCGTCGACGCCGCGATGGACGCTGGCCAGCACAGCGTGACGTTCGACGCGTCGGACCTCCCGAGCGGGGTATACGTCTACCGCTTGCAGGCAGGCGCGCAGGTGGAGACGGGCCGAATGACGGTGCTGAAGTAAGCAGCCGCGTAGGATGACTTGACGGCTTCGGCTGTCGGGACGGGCCGGTGGAGCACATGCTCCACCGGCCCTTTTCGCGCGCAGCCGTAGCTTCAGGCCGCGGCGCGGAGGAACCGATGCCGCAGGGGAACGCGCACGAGCGCACCGCTGCGCGAGGTCAGGGTGACCGCGTCCTCGCCGTCGTGGGCGTAGACCTCGGCGACGTGGTCGAACATGGCCGGCACGCGGGCGACAGCGTGGATGCAGGCTACGCGGAACGGGCCACCGGCGAGCGAAACGTACGTCGGGATGCCCTGCTCCGAGAGTGGGTTGGAGGCCGCCGACTCGGCGAGGCCGAGGTGGAAGTAGGCGGTGGCGTCGGCCAGCCCGAGCACGCCCGCGTGGCGCCCGCTCCACGGCGCGTAGTGCCGGCCTCCGTTCGAGAACCAGAGGACCGTCTGCCGCAGCACGCCGGGGTCCCGGAGCGCGAACCAGACGAAGCCCGCCTCGGGAAACGTCACCGCCGTCCAGGCGAGCGGCAGGGTGGGGTCCGAGGCGAGCGCGACGAGGTCGTCGTAG
Proteins encoded in this window:
- a CDS encoding T9SS type A sorting domain-containing protein, whose product is MHRPYPLHRLGLLAVALALAGWLSPAQAQSCTTNWTNAAGGNFSNAANWSAGVPGPSSDACIILAGTYVVTLDVNASVNRLTLGRTSGAGTQTLRNASRFLTLASASTVRARGVYDWQGGTVNGAGPLTNNGLLALSTSGTKDIGGGTTIRNEALTTMAGTGALRFLGGASQFVNAAGATFDLQSDADFSNFNGGNTFTNDGLFRKSGGTAQSILSNGPVAFNNNATVVAETGTIRFDGAGTHDNPTFTAAAGAEVYLNGGVQTIVGTISGNPAGTVRMDAGATLQADLPGIELDFGGTGFAWQGGNVGGDVTSAGLLRLTTSGLKDLNGNATLTNEGLVEMTDTGALRFIGGASQFVNAAGATFDLQSDADFSNFNGGNTFTNNGTFRKSGGTGLSLLSNGAVAFNNNALVQAQTGTIRFDGAGTHDNPTFTAAAGAEVYFNGGVQTIVGTISGNPAGTVRMDTGATLAGGTVDFGGTGFEWQSGNVGTVTNAGLLRLTTTGTKDLNGNATLTNEGLVEMTDLGVLRFLGGASQFVNAAGATFDLQSDADFSNFNGGNTFTNDGLFRKSGGTGQSILSNGAVAFNNNALVQAQTGTIRFDGNSTHEDATFTAAADAEVYFNGGLHTIVGTISGNPAGTVRMDAGATLAGGTVDFGGTGFAWQSGNVGTVTNAGLLRLTTTGTKDINGNATLTNEGLVEMTDTGALRFLGGASQFVNAASGTFDIQGDADFSIFNGGNVFTNNGLFRKSSGTGTSSVSGGITFNNNAGSTVSVESGELDVNGAFNHAAGALIQGDGTFDVINSAFAQLGDTGPGTSPGTLAWQNNWAPDAAATLFIEIGGGDPPTAGEDYDQLAVAGNATLAGTLELSVAVGDAPAIGDVYTILTAGGELTGTFDAVEGPFGYTFDIDIDEDADQVTVEVLTVPNFDLVAVNTDPTGDPVVVAKPGAIDFAYVVTNNTTAPISGDVFFEAKLGAATLAQGVILSGTLPANASSPALSFTQGIPGFAPNGTYTYSVKIGQFPNTVVDQVDFTVIVTSGSREVESGDGMWTLSAATPWLGADGAVLMAVSDRPVEVVGAETAGAETDKPVEASSSAVPEAFGLAAAYPNPFRAQTTFGLDVPEAGRVAVAVYDALGRRVAVLLNEEVEAATHRVVWDASGLPSGVYLVRATGAGQAAMQRVTLVR
- a CDS encoding M23 family metallopeptidase, with amino-acid sequence MPPPREDAPALFPGLLALSLLLLAGAWLGRATTATGPDTGAAYEEPAASPEAVPAAESVAPAETPDSARATVLFQIDPLPVPVVLPVAPDAAAPPAYPLLIPVVGTEPEDLVDTFADFRGDSTRIHRALDILAPTGTPVVAAADGRIVRLHTSTLGGLTVYQLGPDGRYVYYYAHLDAYADSLEAGQAVRAGDVLGTVGATGNADAAVPHLHFAIWRQRRGGSGWGGNAVNPFEALTR
- a CDS encoding T9SS type A sorting domain-containing protein, producing MLRTLTTTLGALLLAVFVAAPAAFSQPVVTFSGDTSDDPVYARASSADPAFCAPSTFATAVAFETQSFMVPADGDYAVQVDDTPGYDEYLYLYEGSFDPDSSTVCDNLLALDDDIAGFGSGSRIESINLTAGTSYIAVITGFANADAGPYTGFVEENDPPPADEAGDIVNEPAADAVGQTTIIGLIADDADEDCYAIEITDAANFSATVVDYDETDTQLFLFDGDADGVYYDDDGGLGLLSAITPDSVAANGGMISNGDALLCITDFNNDALNSDGDEIFPEFTDPNGDEGPPAVTNIALADWNDAGSVAFGGANYEIALTGVTGGGGPNFDLTASLSTTTVAPGGSITVNFTVDNNTASAVTGDLFFTAAPGGLQGNVFNDVTVAGGASVSNSYVQNVPPSAPPGTYTYTVRIGQFPGTTVDSEAFTVTVTGSARGLDLDAAMAEAKLTRDESLYKAALKEVGEWTAVAARPWTSESTVSAAARAEFGAFPNPFARTTEIGFELDKATDALLVVYDVRGREVATLVDAAMDAGQHSVTFDASDLPSGVYVYRLQAGAQVETGRMTVLK